The Lepidochelys kempii isolate rLepKem1 chromosome 5, rLepKem1.hap2, whole genome shotgun sequence genome window below encodes:
- the LOC140912120 gene encoding interferon beta-like, whose amino-acid sequence MTTRCLLHICLILLFSTEISSQLCTMLHFQQNKVNKESLELLEKVSGNLPSQCINERAAFKPTQDALQLPVSQKENAKVAIQEILQEIFNIFSKNLTQSAWDGASIVRFQNGLYQQIQRLEACLRAQTEKGLTNPESQDLQITSRRVKKYFQGIDAFLKEKQYSLCAWEIIRVEIPRCFELIDKLTRRLSN is encoded by the coding sequence ATGACCACCAGGTGTTTGCTGCACATTTGCCTCATACTGCTCTTCTCCACTGAAATCTCATCTCAGCTCTGTACCATGCTTCACTTCCAGCAGAACAAAGTGAACAAAGAGAGCTTGGAGCTTCTGGAGAAAGTGAGCGGAAATCTCCCCTCACAATGCATAAATGAAAGGGCAGCTTTCAAACCCACCCAGGATGCCCTCCAACTCCCAGTGTCCCAGAAGGAGAATGCCAAGGTGGCAATTCAAGAGATCCTCCAAGAGATCTTCAACATCTTTAGCAAAAACCTCACCCAAAGTGCTTGGGATGGGGCTTCCATAGTCAGGTTCCAAAATGGCCTTTACCAGCAAATTCAGCGGCTGGAGGCTTGTTTGAGAGCACAGACAGAGAAGGGCTTAACCAACCCAGAAAGTCAGGACCTCCAGATCACCAGTCGGagagtgaaaaaatactttcaggggatagatgctttcctgaaagaaaagcaaTACAGCCTGTGTGCCTGGGAGATCATTCGCGTGGAAATACCCAGATGTTTTGAACTGATTGACAAACTCACTCGAAGGCTGAGTAACTAA
- the LOC140911964 gene encoding interferon beta-like, whose protein sequence is MISRSLLQFCLVLLFSSEISCLDCNRLHVLQIRMNSESFERLEKMGGNFPFQCLNEGIAFKPRDILKLRLSHQENAKVAIQQILQELFHIFNNNLTQAAWNGTSIKEFQNGLHQQIEKLETCLSAEMEKEVTYPGNENLLLTSLKLKRYFQKIEDFLKEKQYSRCAWEIIRVEISRCFLMLDKLTKRLENEGTIFSFFLEKLK, encoded by the coding sequence ATGATCAGCAGGAGTTTGCTGCAATTTTGCCTCGTGCTGCTCTTCTCCAGTGAAATCTCATGTCTGGACTGTAACAGGCTGCATGTTCTACAAATCAGAATGAACAGCGAGAGTTTTGAGCGTCTGGAGAAAATGGGTGGCAACTTTCCCTTCCAATGTCTAAATGAAGGGATAGCTTTCAAGCCCAGAGATATCCTCAAGCTCCGACTGTCCCACCAAGAGAATGCCAAGGTAGCCATCCAGCAGATCCTCCAAGAGCTCTTCCATATCTTTAACAACAATCTCACCCAAGCTGCCTGGAATGGGACTTCCATAAAGGAATTCCAAAATGGACTTCACCAGCAGATTGAGAAGCTGGAGACGTGTTTGAGTGCTGAGATGGAAAAGGAGGTAACCTACCCAGGAAATGAGAACCTCCTGCTCACCAGCCTCAAACTGAAGAGATACTTCCAGAAAATAGAGGatttcctgaaagaaaagcaaTACAGCCGGTGTGCCTGGGAGATCATCCGTGTGGAAATATCCAGATGTTTCCTCATGCTCGACAAACTCACCAAGAGACTTGAAAATGAAGGtaccatcttttcttttttcctagaaaAACTCAAATAA